From Lutra lutra chromosome 14, mLutLut1.2, whole genome shotgun sequence, a single genomic window includes:
- the FAM89A gene encoding protein FAM89A, which produces MSGAGAAQGAADAARGLRVDGLPPLPKSLSGLLHSAAGGGAAGGWRHLERLYAQKSRIQDELSRGGASGGGARAAGLPAKPPNLDAALALLRKEMVGLRQLDMSLLCQLYSLYESIQEYKGACQAASSPDSTYALENGFFDEEEEYFPEHHALHEGRERGPPRDLLLPVSSISGSDWILESI; this is translated from the exons ATGAGCGGGGCCGGAGCAGCGCAGGGGGCGGCGGACGCGGCCCGGGGTCTGCGGGTGGACGGGCTGCCCCCGCTGCCCAAGAGCCTGAGCGGGCTGCTGCActcggcggcgggcggcggcgcggcgggcgGCTGGCGGCACCTGGAGCGGCTGTACGCGCAGAAGTCGCGCATCCAGGACGAGCTGAGCCGCGGGGGCGCGAGCGGCGGCGGGGCCCGGGCCGCGGGGCTGCCCGCCAAGCCGCCCAACCTGGACGCCGCGCTGGCCCTGCTCCGCAAGGAGATG GTCGGCCTGCGACAGCTGGACATGTCTTTGCTCTGCCAACTCTACAGCCTCTACGAGTCCATTCAGGAGTATAAGGGGGCGTGCCAGGCCGCGTCCAGCCCGGACAGCACTTACGCCCTGGAGAACGGCTTCTTCGATGAGGAGGAGGAGTATTTCCCGGAGCACCACGCCCTCCACGAGGGGAGGGAACGGGGCCCCCCAAGGGACCTGTTGCTGCCTGTCTCCTCCATCTCCGGCAGTGACTGGATTCTGGAGTCCATCTAG